One part of the Symphalangus syndactylus isolate Jambi chromosome 1, NHGRI_mSymSyn1-v2.1_pri, whole genome shotgun sequence genome encodes these proteins:
- the GSTP1 gene encoding glutathione S-transferase P, with product MPPYTVVYFPVRGRCAALRMLLADQGQSWKEEVVTMETWQEGSLKASCLYGQLPKFQDGDLTLYQSNTFLRHLGRTLGLYGKDQREAALVDMVNDGVEDLRCKYLSLIYTNYEAGKDDYVKALPRQLKPFETLLSQNQGGKTFIVGDQISFADYNLLDLLLIHEVLAPGCLDAFPLLSAYVARLSARPKLKAFLASPEHVNLPINGNGKQ from the exons A TGCCGCCCTACACCGTGGTCTATTTCCCAGTTCGAG GCCGCTGCGCGGCCCTGCGCATGCTGCTGGCAGACCAGGGCCAGAGCTGGAAGGAGGAGGTGGTGACCATGGAGACCTGGCAGGAGGGCTCACTCAAAGCCTCCTGC CTATACGGGCAGCTCCCCAAGTTCCAGGACGGAGACCTCACCCTGTACCAGTCCAATACCTTCCTGCGTCACCTGGGCCGCACTCTTG GGCTCTATGGGAAGGACCAGCGGGAGGCAGCCCTGGTGGACATGGTGAACGATGGCGTGGAGGACCTCCGCTGCAAATACCTCTCCCTCATCTATACCAACTAT GAGGCGGGCAAGGATGACTATGTGAAGGCACTGCCCAGGCAACTGAAGCCTTTTGAGACCCTGCTGTCCCAGAACCAGGGAGGCAAGACCTTCATTGTGGGAGACCAG ATCTCCTTCGCTGACTACAACCTGCTGGACTTGCTGCTGATCCATGAGGTCCTGGCCCCCGGCTGCCTGGATGCGTTCCCCCTGCTCTCGGCATATGTGGCGCGCCTCAGCGCCCGGCCCAAGCTCAAGGCCTTCCTGGCCTCCCCTGAGCACGTGAACCTCCCCATCAACGGCAACGGGAAACAGTGA